From the Streptococcus hyointestinalis genome, the window GAGGCTGGCTTTAATGGTGGACCTTACGGGGATTTGTTTGTCATGATTACCGTTCAGCCAAGCGATAAGTTTGAGCGTGAAGGCTCTACCATTTACTACACGCTTAATCTTAATATCGTCCAAGCCGCTCTTGGAGATGTCGTGGATGTGCCAACGGTTCATGGTGACGTAGAGCTCTCTATCCCAGCGGGTACTCAAACAGGCAAAACCTTCCGCTTGCGTGGTAAGGGAGCACCAAAACTGCGTGGTGGTGGTCAAGGGGATGAGCACGTCACTGTCAAAGTGGTTACGCCAACCAAGCTTAACAGTGCGCAAAAAGAAGCCCTTCGTGCCTTTGCAGAAGCTAGTGACGACAGTATCTCAAAACCTAAGAAAAAAGGCTTTTTCGATAAAGTCAAAGATGTCTTAGAAGGTGAATAATGAAAATGCTCTGGATTCCAGAGCATTTTTTAATGGTTTAACTGTCCCCAGACAGATGATGTTTTACAGGCTTGAGAGTGCTGAAGTCAGCGTGGTATAATCTATAGAAAAAAGTTACCGATGGAGGTTTTTGATGAGTTCTCATATCTTAGCGATTTCAGGAAATGATATTTTCAGTGGTGGTGGTTTGCACGCTGACTTGACAACCTTTGCAGCCAATAAACTGCATGGTTTCTTGGCGGTGTCTTGTCTGACAGCTCTGACGTCCAATGGTTTTGAGGTCATTCCCATTGATGCGACGGTGGTCAAGCAGCAACTAGATAGCTTGGTAGATGTTGACTTTGCAGCTATTAAGCTGGGGCTTTTGCCAAATGTTGAGGTGGCAGAGCAGGCGCTTCACTTTGTCCAAAATCATAAGGACACGCCTGTCGTGCTAGATCCTGTCCTCGTGTGTAAGGAAAAGCATGACCTTGAGGTCAGCTCACTGCGGGATGAATTGGTCAAATTTTTCCCTTATGTGACGATTATCACGCCAAATCTGGTAGAAGCGCAGCTATTAGCTCAGATGGAGATTAAGACCCTTGATGACATGAAAGCAGCAGCAAAGAAACTACACGATCTTGGCGCAGGTTACGTGGTCATTAAAGGGGGGAGCCGTTTTGATGACAAGGAAGCCATCGACCTCTTTTATGATGGCGACGACTTTACCTTTTTACGTGCTTCCATCCTTGGTGGCAATAACATCGGTGCTGGCTGTACCTTTGCCTCAAGTATCGCTAGTAAAATCGCTAAAAGCGAGCCTGTCGAAGAAGCAGTGCGTCAGTCTAAAGACTTTGTGCGTGACGCTATTAGTCATGCGGACGACTATGGTGTCAATCAGTTGTTTTAGAAGGAAAAGCCCTTGTTCAAGGGCTTTTCTTAGTCCACCTCAAGGCAAAAGGCGTCCCAAGGTTCTAGTGTGAGGTTTTCAAGTGTTTGTGGGGTCTTGGTATTTGTGATGATGGTGTCTTTTATCGTGTAGTTGCTGGTAAAGCTTTGCGTCTCATCAGAGAGATTGACAAGGACCAGGTAGGTCTTGTCAGTTGTTTTTCTGAGGTAGGCAAAGACCTTGCTACTCGTCTCGAGTAGTTCATAGTCAGCGTCCACCAGCCAATCCTCTTCTTTACGGAGCTTGATGAGGGCTTGGTAGGTGTAAAAGAGACTGTTTTTGTCGGCTAGGGCTTTAGCGACGTTGATAGTCTGGTAGTTAGGATTGACAGGTAGCCAAGGCTTGGTAGTTGAAAAGCCTGCTTGAGGGCTATCATCCCACTGCATAGGGGTTCTAGCATTGTCACGGCTGACCTTACGAATGCTCTCGATGATAGTTTCTTCTTGCTTGCCAGCTTGTCTGGCTTCAGCGATGAAGTTGCGAGATTCGATGTCCTCTATCTCAGAAAAGTCTGCCTTGAAAGGGTAGTTGAGCATACCGATTTCTTCGCCTTGATAGATGTAAGGCGTCCCACGCAAGAGGTGCAACAGAATGGCAAAGGCTTTGCCAGATTTTTCACGATAGGTCATCTCATTCCCCCAGATAGAGAGGACACGAGGCAAGTCGTGATTGTTCCAGAAAAGAGAGTTCCAGCCCTCAGTAGGGTCAAGCTCAATCTGCCACTTGCTAAAGATAGCTTTGAGACGAGGCACATCTAGGCTGGTAAAGTCCCACTTAGGGTGGTTGTCAAGGTGCTGCAGTCCGATGTGCTCAAACTGAAAGACCATAGAAAGCTCGTGATTGTCTGGGTTTGAGTAGGCTTTGGCAATAGCAGGTGTCGCTCCCCAAGTCTCTCCAACGGTCAATAAATCCTTGTCTTTTAAGGTTGCTTGGTGCATTTCCTTCAGGTAGTCATGGAGCTTAGGTCCATTTGTCGTGATACCCTTATCTGGGGCTTTCCCGATCATGTCAATAACGTCCATGCGAAAGCCACCGATACCCTTGTCAATCCAAAAGTTCATCATGTCGTAGACCTTTTGGCGCAGGGCAGGATTTTCCCAGTTTAGGTCAGGTTGTTTCTTACTAAAGAGGTGGAGATAGTACTGCTGTGACTTTTCATCATATTGCCAAGCAGAGCCACCAAAGAGGGATTCAAGGGCGTTAGGCTGGTCACGCCAGATGTAAAAATCACGTTCAGGGCTGTTTGGATTTTCCTTAGCTGTGACGAACCAAGCATGCTCATCAGAGGTGTGATTGACCACCAAGTCCATGATGATACGAATACCACGGCGCTTCGCCTCTAGAAGCAGCTCATCCATGTCACTCATATCACCAAAGCACTCGGCAATCTTCTCATAATCGGAAATGTCATAGCCATTGTCATCCATAGGGCTCTGGTAAACGGGTGATAGCCAAATGGCAGAAATCCCCAGTTCCTCTAGGTAATCCAGCTTTTCTATAATCCCTTGTAAATCACCGATACCATCGTCATTACTGTCCTTAAAACTCTTAGGGTAAATCTGGTAAATCGTCGCTTTTTGCCACCAATGCTTCATGAAATAGCATCCTCCTTTTAATCTTTGCAAACTAGTATAGCGCTTTCATGGCAGAAGTCAAGTGATTTTATATTATTTTTTAATCAGACGGAATTGTCTCAGTAGATGTTTTTTTCAGTCGTCTCTGAAAGCTGTCGACGGTATTGACTAGGGCTTTGCCCATATTGTTTTTTAAATCGCTTGCTAAAAGCAAGGCTATCTGTGAAACCAACCATACTGGCGATTTCTGTAATAGAAAAACGAGGATTTGCTAATAATTGTTGGCTTTTTTCTAACTTCACCTTGAGGATGTAGTCTTTTAGTGCATATCCTGTTTGTTCTTTGAAAAGTTTGTAGAGATAACTGCGACTGAGATTAAGTTCTTTTGCTATCTCATTGACTTGTAAATGACTATCGTAGTGGTTATGAATGATACGAAGCGCTTGTTTGGTGTAGTGTTGTTGAGTGATATTGTGGCTTAGACTGTGTTTTTTTGGTTGCTCTTCAATGAGATAAGCCAATAGCCGAAAAAGCTCACCAGTGATTTCTAATTCTGTTGTGATTGTGGAGGTTTGTTTAGAGAAACGCATGATTTTATAGAGTTGATTGAGAACCTTTGAGTCAAGAGTCGAATGGCAGATATAATGTTCTGTTATTTGGGATTGATTGAGAAAATAGTCAGCTTTATTTCCGCTAAAACCGACCCAAAGATAAGCCCAAGGCTCCTGTTTATCAGCACGGTAAAAGGTCATTTTATCCTTAGGCAGGAGAAACATATCGCCTGCTTGCAATTCCCAAATGGTCTCATCAATATGGAATTTTCCCTTTCCCTCAACAATAAAATGCAAAACGTAATTATCTCGAATAGTAGGACCAAAAGCGTAATGACTGGCACACATCTCCGCACCAAAGTGATCTACTGTTAAATCTGTATTGGTAAATTCAAATTCGTTATAGGTTTGTAGTAAATTCATAGGGTCTCCTTTAGGAAACATTATACCATAAAGAGAAAACAAAAAGACATTCTAGTTCATAAGCAAAACTGGTAAAATTTTAGTAAATAAACCAAAGGAGTTGCTTATGACAGGATTGATTCAATTTGATGAGAAAACAGGTGTTTTCCATCTTCATAACCAACAGATTTCTTATCTTTTTGCAGTTGAAGAAGGGGGACTTTTAGGTCATATCTATTTTGGGCATCGTTTAAAAGATTATCATGGTGGACGTGCTTACCCACGTATTGACCGTGGTTTTTCTGGAAATTTAACAGACATTAGTGAGAGAGGATACTCGCCTGACACGCTTTTACGGGAATATAGTGAGACCGGTTTTGGCGATTATCGTCTGCCTGCTATTTTAATTAAGCAAGAAAATGGCAGCCAAGCGACACGTTTTACTTATGAAGGCTACCGTATTGACAAAGGTAAACCAAAGTTAGAAGGTTTGCCAGCTACCTATGCTTTAGAGGAGGATGAAGCTGAGACACTAACCGTTGTGTTAGTGGACGCTGTTGCTAAACTGAAATTATCTCTGTTCTATACTATTTA encodes:
- a CDS encoding bifunctional hydroxymethylpyrimidine kinase/phosphomethylpyrimidine kinase, translating into MMSSHILAISGNDIFSGGGLHADLTTFAANKLHGFLAVSCLTALTSNGFEVIPIDATVVKQQLDSLVDVDFAAIKLGLLPNVEVAEQALHFVQNHKDTPVVLDPVLVCKEKHDLEVSSLRDELVKFFPYVTIITPNLVEAQLLAQMEIKTLDDMKAAAKKLHDLGAGYVVIKGGSRFDDKEAIDLFYDGDDFTFLRASILGGNNIGAGCTFASSIASKIAKSEPVEEAVRQSKDFVRDAISHADDYGVNQLF
- a CDS encoding glycoside hydrolase family 13 protein, which gives rise to MKHWWQKATIYQIYPKSFKDSNDDGIGDLQGIIEKLDYLEELGISAIWLSPVYQSPMDDNGYDISDYEKIAECFGDMSDMDELLLEAKRRGIRIIMDLVVNHTSDEHAWFVTAKENPNSPERDFYIWRDQPNALESLFGGSAWQYDEKSQQYYLHLFSKKQPDLNWENPALRQKVYDMMNFWIDKGIGGFRMDVIDMIGKAPDKGITTNGPKLHDYLKEMHQATLKDKDLLTVGETWGATPAIAKAYSNPDNHELSMVFQFEHIGLQHLDNHPKWDFTSLDVPRLKAIFSKWQIELDPTEGWNSLFWNNHDLPRVLSIWGNEMTYREKSGKAFAILLHLLRGTPYIYQGEEIGMLNYPFKADFSEIEDIESRNFIAEARQAGKQEETIIESIRKVSRDNARTPMQWDDSPQAGFSTTKPWLPVNPNYQTINVAKALADKNSLFYTYQALIKLRKEEDWLVDADYELLETSSKVFAYLRKTTDKTYLVLVNLSDETQSFTSNYTIKDTIITNTKTPQTLENLTLEPWDAFCLEVD
- a CDS encoding AraC family transcriptional regulator, with product MNLLQTYNEFEFTNTDLTVDHFGAEMCASHYAFGPTIRDNYVLHFIVEGKGKFHIDETIWELQAGDMFLLPKDKMTFYRADKQEPWAYLWVGFSGNKADYFLNQSQITEHYICHSTLDSKVLNQLYKIMRFSKQTSTITTELEITGELFRLLAYLIEEQPKKHSLSHNITQQHYTKQALRIIHNHYDSHLQVNEIAKELNLSRSYLYKLFKEQTGYALKDYILKVKLEKSQQLLANPRFSITEIASMVGFTDSLAFSKRFKKQYGQSPSQYRRQLSETTEKNIY